The genomic region ATCAGGCATAAAATTATTTAGTGGATCTTCTGTTGTAACCCTTGATTGAATAGCAAAACCATTGGTCTTAATCTCATGTTGAAATGGAATTCCAACTTTCTTGCTATGAAGATCATATCCTTGTGCAATCAATATTTGTGTTTGAACGATATCTACACCTGTAATCATTTCAGTAATTGTATGTTCTACTTGTACACGTGGGTTCACTTCAATAAAGAAGAATTCCTCACCACTTACTAAAAACTCGACTGTTCCTGCATTTAAATAGTTAACATTTTTCATTAATTTAACAGCTGCTTCACAAATATCCATTCTTAATTTATCTGACAGCGATACACTTGGAGCAATCTCTACAACCTTTTGATGGCGCCTTTGTACTGAACAATCACGCTCATATAAATGAATAATATTACCTGTGTTGTCACCTAATATTTGCACTTCAATATGTTTAGGATTTTCAACAAACTTTTCAACATATACTTCACTACTTCCGAACGCTGCCTTCGCCTCTGAAGTAGCCCGTTCAAATGCTTCTTTAACACCTGAACGGTTGCGAACGATACGCATACCACGTCCTCCGCCACCTAACGCAGCTTTAATCATGACTGGAAAACCATATGTATCACCGAATTCATAGATCTCATCCATACTCTTTACCGGACCATCACTTCCTGGAATGATCGGGATATTTGCTAGTTTTGCCTGATGCTTTGCTTTTACCTTATCACCAAACATATCTAAATGCTCTGATTTAGGTCCAATGAACACAATCCCCTCTTCTTCACATCTTTTGGCAAACTCAATATTTTCGGAAAGGAATCCATACCCCGGATGAATAGCATCTACCTCATTTTTCTTGGCAATTTGAATAATCCCTTCGATATCTAAGTATGCATCAATTGGTTTCTTATCCTCACCGACTAGATATGCTTCATCTGCTTTATAACGATGATAAGATCCAGCATCTTCTTTTGAATAAATGGCTACCGTTCGTATATTTAGCTCTGTACATGCTCTAAATATTCGAATTGCAATTTCACCTCTGTTAGCTACTAATACTTTTTGGATTTGTTTTAACATAGTTACTACCTCCTGAAGTTAGATTAGAGTGTCATTTCAGAATATAAAGAATTTTAAAGAATTCCTAAAAAAAAGCTCTGTAATTAGCAGAGCTTACTTATGCAGCTATCTCGTCAATCGATAACTTTTGTTTTCGATAATTATTAAACATAGATATATTCACTAGTATACCCGTTGATGCCATTAACGCGAGCATTGAAGATCCTCCGTAACTAACAAAAGGCAATGGTACACCTGTTACAGGTAATAGTCCCGTTAGAGCACCTAGGTTTACACAAGCTTGGACACCAATCATTGCCGATATACCAATTGCCATCAAGCTGCCAAAAGGATCATCACATTTTCTAGCAAGCAAGAAACCTTTTATAACAATAAAACTTATACATAGAATAACAAAACCTACACCGAAAATCCCAAGTTCTTCTGACACAATTGCCATAATAAAGTCAGTATGAGACTCTGGAAGAAATCCGGTTTTCTGAACACTATTCCCCAGACCTAAACCTGTTACCCCACCCTCAGCAATTGCAATATAGGAGTTAATTAATTGCATTCCCGAATCTTGCGGATCTGCAAAAGGGTCATAAGCGGCACCAAATCTCGATAACTGCTCATCAGATAGTAGTTTACCCGCAGCAGGTATAAGGATTGCTATAGCAAGTGCTCCTATGCCTAATAACTTCATGACATTTTTCATATTCATGCCTGAGGATAACGTCATAACAACCGCAATCATCGAAATTAACACTGCTGTTCCTAAATCTGGTTGGAAGAATACTAGCATAAAAATAATGATTGTGAAAACAAGCGGTGGTATCACAGCAGTACCAAAATCATCTATATACTTCTGCTTTTTAGAGAAAATGGCCGCTAAGTAAATGATTACACCTATTTTAACAAACTCACCTGGTTGCAATCGGAATCCACCTATGGCAATCCAGCTTTGGGCATTATTTGCTGTATGTCCTACTAGATAAACTAGAATTAGCACGGCAATACTTCCCATCGCTATTATTTTAAATAATTTAAAGTAAATGCGGTATGGAAGTATCATCGTTATAAAAAATACAATCGATGAAAGGATGAACCACATACGTTGTTTGAGAAAAAAATAATTAGCATCATACTCGTAATGAGACACAGCAATAACCATACTAGAGCTATAAACCATTACTACACCGAATAAACCCAATAGCAGCACAGTAATAACAATAGAATAATCATACAACTGAAACATCTTCTTCAGCATATTTAATCTTCCTTAATGAATGATAATTTAGATTTTAAAAAAGATCTAATAAAGTTATTCTACTATAAATATTAGATGTTTAGGTGAAAAATCCTTCAATAAAAATAAGAAAACTCAAAACTAATTGCTTAGCCTTGAGTTTACTATGATTATTTATTTAAAAACGCATCATGCAATGCTGATAATTCTCTCTCTAACGTATCCATAAGTTCTTTCCCAATACTGTCCTCTATTAATCCTAGGCGCACAGCAAAATCGATTTCACGTGATAAACCGAACATTTGTGTATCTAAGACTTCTTCATATAAAGGACATTGTGGCATCGTTAAATTATCCATTTGCACTTTGATTAGCTTTAATATTTTATCAGCATCTGCCTTTAATAGCTGATATGCTTTTTCGCGATGATCTATCGCAATCTCAGGCGTCAATAGAATCCCTCCGTTCTACGAGCGATTGCAGTCTTATTTCCTAAATCTTATCGTGATATGAGACAAATTGCAAGGAAAAATACTTGTTAACTAGGAGTTTGTTTCGTTTCTTTTTCTCCAGCCACAAATTATATGTAATCTACCACATATAGTCTACTTTAAGTGACAAACACCTAATTAACATATATACTTTTACAAGAAACAAAGTACGGCTAATGATGATTAAGGTGGTTTAAAATCATGGAAAACATTATTTTGATTAAAGGTAAGGTTAAATACCCATTAACATTAGATCCAGGTGTTTGGATTTTCGATGATCGAAAAGTAGACTTAACTACATATTTTGATCAGGAGAATGAAATTGTAAATGAACTGGAAGCCTATACAAAGTCCGTTTCAGAACACTGGGACAGAGAAATTAAAGAAGGTGCAATCTTCCCACCTATTAATAAAAGTGTAAAGAAATTCGAAAAGGAAAAAATACTGAACGGAACATTTGCGATACCGGTTAAATACTTTATCCAAAACGCTGAACCACACTCAGATGCAAAAACTTTTACATTCATTATCGCGTCAGGAAAAGAGTATTCATTATCAATAGAAGATGCAACAAGTGGTCTATTCGGGTTTTCAATCAATGGTAAACCTCTTAAGGATGATGGGCCTGTACATTTTTACTATAGTGATGGCTCCAATAGAGAAAATCCAATAACAAGCATACAAGGAATCGTTATTTCTTAATGAAAATATGGAGATTTAAAAACGAGCAGACTTCTTATCTGCTCGTTTTGTGTTATAAGATGTCTGCGGCTAATTGTGCTAATCCTGAACGTTCACCTTTTACAAATCTTACGTGCCCGCTCACCTTCTGGTCCTTAAAACTTTCTACAACATACGTCAACCCATTATTATATTCGTCCAAATAAGGATGATCTATTTGTTCGGGGTCTCCCATCAACACGATTTTGCTTCTTTCACCTACTCGCGTTAATATCGTTTTCACTTCATGTTTTGTTAAGTTTTGAGCTTCATCAATGATGATAAACTGCTCAGGTATACTTCTCCCTCTAATATAGGTCAATGCTTCTACCTCAATGGATCCCATCCCTGCTAATATTGCATCTAGCTCCCCAGGCTTCTTTGTATTAAATAGGAATTCAAGGTTGTCAAATATTGGCTGCATCCACGGTCTTAATTTCTCTTCTTTTTCTCCAGGTAAGTAACCAATATCTTTACCTACAGGAACAATCGGTCTAGCTACTAAAAGCTTTTTATACAATCCTAGGTCTTCTGTTTGCATTAAACCAGCAGCTAATGCAAGAAGTGTCTTACCTGTACCAGCTTTACCAATTAAAGTAACCAATGGGATATCATCTCTTAGCAACAATTCCAGCCCCATAATTTGTTGAACATTTCTCGGTTTTATCCCCCATATCGGCTCTTGATTATAAACGAGCTTTTTAATTCTTTTTCCACTCATGTCAACCATTCCGACAGCAGAGCCCGATACATTTAACGCATCTTTCATAATAATGAATTGATATGGATAAAAAGGATGATTTGCAAGTTCACTCGTTGCAATTTCACCCTTCTCATAAAAACGGTTTAACACCTCTTTTTGGGTATATATCTCTAAATACCCGTTATAAATGTGATCAAGTTCAACGACTCGATCACTTAAAAAGTCCTCTGATTGTAAGCCTAAGCTGTCAGCCTTAACACGGACTAGGACGTCCTTACTAACTAATATGACTGGCTTGCCATTTTCTTTAGCTTCTTCTTCTAAAGAGAGATTTTTCGCAACTGCAAGTATTCGATTGTCATTCGTTTTTTCAATAAAGATTTCTTGTAATTCATGAAAGGAGCGGTGATTTAATTCAATCCGAAATGTTCCACCATTTTCTAATGGTACTTTTTCGTATAGCTTGCCTGTTTCTCTCAGCTTGTCAATTAGTTTGGATACATGTCTTGCATTTCTCCCTATTTCATCCATATTTCTCTTTTTCGAATCCACTTCTTCTAGTACAACTGCAGGAATCACCACTTCATTCTCTTCAAATGAGAAGATTGATAATGGATCTTGTAATAATACATTTGTATCCAAGACATAAATTTTCCCCAAATTTCCTCCTCCTGACTACGCTTTTTCTTGATATATAACCGTTTGACTAAATTCACGATTATAAACTGCAGTATCGGATAGACTGTTGTCTATCCTCATTAATTAAAGGAGTAATAGCCTGTCAATGTGTTAGTACAAGGGCAGGTTGCTTGTTTTAATATATGAGAACATGAATAAAGATAGAAGAATTATTAAACAATAAAAATAAACAAGTTATAAACGTTTGCAAGTAAATCTTTCTCTAGAACGGTTTAAAAGAATGTGGAGGTAATAAAAATGAATAAAATTGTCATGATTTTATCGCTTATAAGTTTTGTTGTAATGGCCGGGTGTAACAATAACAATGAGGCAAAACAGAACGAAGAAAATGAATTTATTCAAGTTAAAAATCAAGTAATTGAAAAAGAAGATCCCAGGTCATCTGAAGAAATTGCACAAAATTTAGTTAAGCTTGCTTCAAGTGTTCCAAACGTTAATGATGCGACTGCTCTTGTCGTCGGTAATGTTGCAGTTGTAGGTATTGATGTGAATTCAAAAATTGATCGTTCTCGAGTTGGTACAATTAAATATTCTGTTGCTGAAAGTTTGAAGCATGATCCGCATGGTGCAAATGCAATTGTTATTGCAGATCCGGATGCGAATGTTCGCCTTCGCCAAATGGGTAAAGAGATAAAGCAAGGCCGGCCAATTAGTGGAATCATGAACGAATTATCAGCAATGGTCGGCAGACTTATGCCAGAACTTCCAGCAGATTTATTTGAACAAGACCGAACTGCTCCAACTGAAACGAATAGTAAAAATCAGCTGCCTAAAGGAAAAGAAAATGAGCTTGAACAGGAACAACAAGATCAATCAAAAAACCAGAAAAATCGAGACACTCAAACACCTAAAAATGATAATCTATAAAAGAATCGCTTGGGATAGTCTATACTTCCCAAGCGATTTTTGTTCCTTATACTCATTTCATTATTTTTTTGCTCTTTTCTAAAACTTTGTGGCTTTTAATACAATGATTCTCGGTGTACAAACCAGTAGTAGTAGCAAATTGAGGTTAGATTAGAAAAGAGCTACTCTCTTTATGTATTGTAATGACTAGATACTAAGGTGAAAATCCGGCTTTTGGTATTTTTACGAGAAAGCAACAAGCTAAACAAAAACAACCTTACTTTTTTATTGCATTCATAACTTGTTGGTCTAATCTAGTTGCAGCCTCAGCATCATACGTTTTTTCATATCGTGGTTCTACTGATATTTTTGCTCCATAAAACATAACATCACGAACTTCACTTATAGTAAGTTCAATTAGAGCTAGCTTTAGTGGTACATCTTCCATTTTTTCATTTTTTATTATAGCCTTTCCATAAATAGAATAGGTAGATTCATTGGCTACAACATTCATCACGATAAGAGGGGTTTTCTTAATATTTTGTATAATCCTCGAACGGTTATCCACTGCAAATACGATATGATTTTGATCAGGAGCAAACACCCAGGAAATTGCGCTTACATTGGGACCACAAGTTTCATGATCGACTGTTGAGATTGTCACAAACCTCTCTCTTTGAAGAAAGTCATACAAGCTTGAAATTAACATGGATTCAACTTGATTCGCCATTTTTTTTCCTCCAATTGTTTTGTATCCATTTTGATATATATTGGTTGTGCCTATGAAGTCACTTTTCATGGATTATAAATATGAAAATAAACATTATGTATAATTCATGCTATACTGTTTACAGGAAGATTTCAACAATTAGAGGTGGAAAGATGAGAGTTAAATGCGTGATATGCGATAAGATTGAAAATATAGAGGATGAGACATTAATGGCAAAACGATTACGAAATCGTCCCATTCATACATACATGTGCCAAGAGTGTCATGACCGCATTGAAGTTAGAACGAAAGAACGATTGGATACAGGAAAATTTAGAGTATATCGTGAAAGAAAGCTTAAAGAAGATTGGTAATGAATTCTAGAGTTTTATTTGGAGCTATCATAGGCCTGACTAGTGGTATTATACTAGGTCTTTTTTTAAAATTCGTTCAACATTTTTCTGGTATAAAAGTATATACGTTACTGTTAAATGTAGATTTCATCCCAATTATAGGCACTGTGCAGTGGAGTGAATTAACCGAGTTCAGTTTTCATCTGTGTGTTTCAATTCTACTTGGAGTGATTTATATACTCATACCTAAAACGAAGACAAGACCTTTTATCACATCATTTATCCTTACCCTACCTACCATTCCTTTATTTTATCAGTTAATTCACTTATCAATTAAAGAGATAGTTGATCTGGCCCACGTAACCGCTTTTCTATGGTGGACAATTGGCCACTTATTTTTTGCCATTTCCATGGCTGTATTATATATCGTATTTCATAAAAAATGACGACCTAGCTAGTAGGTTCGTCATTTTCTTCTTTTGGATAATTTATAAATTTCTCTGGTTCTGCTTCCATTTGCTCAAGCATCACATCAATTAGTTCTACAGGGAATCTCGTTTTCTTCTGTTCTCCTTGTAAAACA from Bacillus sp. BGMRC 2118 harbors:
- a CDS encoding YhcN/YlaJ family sporulation lipoprotein, with the protein product MNKIVMILSLISFVVMAGCNNNNEAKQNEENEFIQVKNQVIEKEDPRSSEEIAQNLVKLASSVPNVNDATALVVGNVAVVGIDVNSKIDRSRVGTIKYSVAESLKHDPHGANAIVIADPDANVRLRQMGKEIKQGRPISGIMNELSAMVGRLMPELPADLFEQDRTAPTETNSKNQLPKGKENELEQEQQDQSKNQKNRDTQTPKNDNL
- a CDS encoding DUF2197 domain-containing protein — encoded protein: MRVKCVICDKIENIEDETLMAKRLRNRPIHTYMCQECHDRIEVRTKERLDTGKFRVYRERKLKEDW
- a CDS encoding DUF1507 family protein; this encodes MTPEIAIDHREKAYQLLKADADKILKLIKVQMDNLTMPQCPLYEEVLDTQMFGLSREIDFAVRLGLIEDSIGKELMDTLERELSALHDAFLNK
- a CDS encoding PhoH family protein, coding for MGKIYVLDTNVLLQDPLSIFSFEENEVVIPAVVLEEVDSKKRNMDEIGRNARHVSKLIDKLRETGKLYEKVPLENGGTFRIELNHRSFHELQEIFIEKTNDNRILAVAKNLSLEEEAKENGKPVILVSKDVLVRVKADSLGLQSEDFLSDRVVELDHIYNGYLEIYTQKEVLNRFYEKGEIATSELANHPFYPYQFIIMKDALNVSGSAVGMVDMSGKRIKKLVYNQEPIWGIKPRNVQQIMGLELLLRDDIPLVTLIGKAGTGKTLLALAAGLMQTEDLGLYKKLLVARPIVPVGKDIGYLPGEKEEKLRPWMQPIFDNLEFLFNTKKPGELDAILAGMGSIEVEALTYIRGRSIPEQFIIIDEAQNLTKHEVKTILTRVGERSKIVLMGDPEQIDHPYLDEYNNGLTYVVESFKDQKVSGHVRFVKGERSGLAQLAADIL
- a CDS encoding peptidyl-prolyl cis-trans isomerase; amino-acid sequence: MENIILIKGKVKYPLTLDPGVWIFDDRKVDLTTYFDQENEIVNELEAYTKSVSEHWDREIKEGAIFPPINKSVKKFEKEKILNGTFAIPVKYFIQNAEPHSDAKTFTFIIASGKEYSLSIEDATSGLFGFSINGKPLKDDGPVHFYYSDGSNRENPITSIQGIVIS
- the ftsW gene encoding putative lipid II flippase FtsW, whose product is MLKKMFQLYDYSIVITVLLLGLFGVVMVYSSSMVIAVSHYEYDANYFFLKQRMWFILSSIVFFITMILPYRIYFKLFKIIAMGSIAVLILVYLVGHTANNAQSWIAIGGFRLQPGEFVKIGVIIYLAAIFSKKQKYIDDFGTAVIPPLVFTIIIFMLVFFQPDLGTAVLISMIAVVMTLSSGMNMKNVMKLLGIGALAIAILIPAAGKLLSDEQLSRFGAAYDPFADPQDSGMQLINSYIAIAEGGVTGLGLGNSVQKTGFLPESHTDFIMAIVSEELGIFGVGFVILCISFIVIKGFLLARKCDDPFGSLMAIGISAMIGVQACVNLGALTGLLPVTGVPLPFVSYGGSSMLALMASTGILVNISMFNNYRKQKLSIDEIAA